Genomic DNA from Alphaproteobacteria bacterium PA2:
CCTTGCCGGTCAGGTGAACGCGGTTGTTGTTCACTTCGACGGTCTTGGCGTCGAGATTGACCAGGATGTCGCCGGTGCGGATGACCGACTGGGCGTGGCCCTTGGAGCGACGGATCACCGCGTGGATGCGGGCGATCAGTTCGTCCTTGTGGAAAGGCTTGGTCATGTAGTCGTCGGCGCCGCCGCCGAGGGTCTTGACCTTGGTGTCGATCTCGGCCGAACCCGAAAGGATCATGATCGGCGTGTTGATCTTCGCCACCCGGAGGGTGCGGAGCACATCCATGCCGCTCATGTCGGGCAGGTTGAGGTCCAGAAGGATCAGGTCGTAGTCGTAAATCTTACCCAGATCGACGCCCTCTTCTCCGAGGTCCGTCGTATAGATATTGAAACCTTCCGACTTGAGCATCAATTCGATGCTCTGCGCAGTAGCGCTGTCGTCCTCGATCAACAATACGCGCATCAAATCCTCCTAGGCCGCCCGCGCCGATATTTACAAGGATCCCCCAAGAATCCCTGCGAACCCGCTGCTAGATTGCCAGCGAGTTAATTTAAGACCGGTTAATGATGAAGGGTCTCTGTGCGAATCGTTAACTCGGTTCGGGATTCGCCAGCAAGAGTCGGAGTGAATCGGTGGACTCACGGCTGTTGAATCTTTTGTGATTGGACAGATGTGGCGAACAGCGGTCGCGCCTTCGCCACATTCCAAGCGCGATTTCCCGGTAACGGTCGGTCAAAGTGATTAGGGTATGACCATGTCCGGTAATCTGCGGAGATTTTGCGATGTTTGCTTCTGAATGGCCCGCCATGGCCGAGGCCGGCGCCGGACTGTCTGACGCGGAAGATGCGGCTGAGGCGGCGCGCCACGCCCCGAGTGAGCGGGCAAGGGCCCCGCGATTTGATATTGCCGATGATATCCGTCGCAGGCCGGTTACCTATTTCGGCTTCGGCGTTCTGATGGGCTTCGGGCTTGGCTTGCTGTTTCAGCAGGCCGGGCGGGAGAATCTTCACGCGGAGTTAAGGGCGTAGGGCCGACTCTGGAGGGGTCGCGAGTCAGGTCGATCTCGCCCCCGGAGTTTGCGTCCCTTGCAAAGCCTCGTCGCCGCTGTCGAGCACCTTGATCCCCTGACCGTTTCGGGTCGGGTCGCAGCGGTCAACGGCCTGCTGATCGAGGCCCGGGGCGGCCTCACCAGACTTTCAATCGGGTCCCGCGCTGAAATCCTGAGGCGCGGTGACAAGCCACTGGCGGCGGAAGTTGTCGGATTCCGCGATTCCCGGGCCCTCCTCATGCCATTTGGTCCCGTCGAGGGCGTCGCCCCTGGGGCTGAAATCCGCATTGATAACCTGGGCTCGGCGGTCCATCCCACCAAGGCCTGGCTGGGGCGGATCATCGACGCCTTTGGCCAGCCCATAGACGGCCTTGGACCCTTGCCACAGGGGCTGGCCGGTTACCCCTTGAGGGCTGCACCGCCGGCCGCCCATGCCCGCGGAAGGGTGGGCGAGCGCCTGGATCTGGGCGTCCGCGCCATGAACGTCTTCACCACCTGTTGCCGAGGTCAGCGCCTGGGCGTCTTTGCAGGCTCTGGCGTCGGCAAGTCGGTGCTGCTTTCCATGCTGGCCAAGCAGGCCGACTGCGACGCTGTTGTCGTGGGGTTGATCGGCGAGCGGGGCCGGGAAGTTCGTGAATTCATAGAAGAGACCCTGGGTCCGGAGGGCCTGAAGCGCGCCATTGTCGTGGTCGCGACCTCTGATGAGCCGGCGCTGAAGCGCCGCCAGGCAGCCTACATGACCCTGGCCATCGCCGAGTATCTTCGCGATCAGGACATGGAAGTCCTGTGCCTGATGGACTCCGTCACACGCTTCGCCATGGCACAGCGGGAAATCGGTCTTGCCGCCGGCGAGCCGCCCACGACCAAGGGCTACACCCCGACAGTCTTTACAGAACTGCCCAAGCTGCTTGAGCGGGCCGGCCCCGGCCCCATTCGTTCAGACGGAACGACAGCGGGTCCCATCACCGGCCTGTTTACGGTGCTGGTTGATGGTGATGACCACAACGAGCCCATTGCGGACGCGGTCCGGGGTATCCTCGATGGCCACATTGTCATGGAGCGGGCGATCGCCGAACGCGGCCGCTTCCCGGCCATCAATGTCTTGAAATCAATCAGCCGGACCATGCCAGGCTGTCACGAGCCGCACGAACGCGAAATCGTCAAGAACGCCCGCCAGACCCTCTCAGCCTACGCCAATATGGAAGAGCTGATCCGCATTGGCGCTTACCGCGCTGGCGCAGATCCCCAGGTCGATCGCGCCATTCAATTGAACCCTGCCCTGGAAGGCTTCCTCAGCCAGGACAAGGATGAGGCTACAAGCTTGCCCGACAGCTTTGAAAGTCTGGCGCGTATCCTGATGGGTGAAGCGGCGTGAGTTGGACTGACAGCCTGATCAAACTGGCCGGTTACGAGGTCGAGGTCCTGCAGAAGCGGCTGTCAGAGGTGGTCGATCGCCGCCTCCAGGCCGAAATGCGCCTGGTCATGCTGGAGGCGGAGGGTGAGTCAGAAGCCCTGCACGCCAGACAGAACCCTGAAGCTGCCCAGTATCATATGGCCTTTGTCGAGGGCCTGAGGGCGCGCAAGGCCATCGCCCAGATCGACATTGACCGCATTCTCCTGGAGGAGGCGGGCGCCCGCGACGTTCTGGCCCTGGCCTTTGAAGAGCAGAAAAAATACGAGCAGGTGGCCGAGGCCCAGCGGCTCGATCGGCTCAGGACGGCAAACCGCCTCGAAACCGCAGCCATGGACGAGATGGGATTGCGGAGGACGGCGAGGGCAGGGCGCTGATGTCGGGAAGGCTTGATCGACGGGCCGTGCTGGGTGGTCTTACGGCCCTGGCCGGCTGTGACAGATTGAAGCCTGCTGAGGCCAAGGCTGCAACCCAGGTTTCACCCCCGCCCCCTCCGCTGAAGAGCCTTGTCCCCTTCCGTATCGGAACCTGCGTGCAGGCAGCCCAGATGGCTGACCCTGTGTGGGCGGCGCTGGCCACCCAGAACTGCAACCAGCTGACCCCCGAGTGGGAAATGAAGATGGAGTACATCGTCGGCGACGATGGGAGACTTCGCTTCGACCGCGGCGACGCGATTTTCGACTTCGCCCGCCGCAACGGCATCAGTCTCTATGGAACAACCCTGGTCTGGTACGTCCAGAAGCCTAAATGGTTCGAGCAATTGCCCCCTGACAGGGCCAGCTTTGGTCAGGCCTACGACACCTACATCCGCAAGGTCATGCAGCGCTATCAAGGCGCTGTCGGGTGGGACGTCGTCAATGAGGCCGTGTCCGAGGACGGCAAGGGCTGGCGCGAAAGCCTCTGGGCTGAACGGCTGGGCGACCTCGACCACATGGTCCGGGCCTTCAAGGTGGCGCGCGAGACCGATCCCGAAACGGTGCTCTTCCTGAACGACTACAATCTGGAAAACATGCCCGAGAAACTGGATACCTTCCAGAAGCTGCTGGATCGGCTTTTGAGCGCAGGAGCCCCCGTAGGCGGCATTGGCACCCAGTGCCATATTGCAGCTGACCTGGCGCCCGGCGTCTATACGAAGACCCTTGAGACCCTCGCCCGGTTTGGCCTGCCGATCCATGTGTCGGAACTGGATGTCTCCCTGGTCAGGTCAGAGAAGAAATTCGCTTCCCCCGAGGCCAGACGGGTGGCGCAATCGGCCGTATTCACGGAAGCGGCCCACGCCTTCTCGGCCCTGCCAATGGCGCAGCAGTTTGCCTTCACCCTTTGGGGACTCCGCGACAGCGACAGCTGGCTGCACTCTGAAAATGCACAGGATTCCCCCAGCGCGTTTGACGCTGAAGGTCAGGCTAATCCAGCGGCTGGCGCCTTGGCCAAGGGCTTTGGCTGGAAGGGTTGAGGCCCGACCCAAGAGCGCGTTCCCTTTAGACGGAATCGTCTAAAGGGTAAAACTGCGCTCTGATTCAAAGGCTTAGAGCACGCTTATCGCGATAACTGGTTCCCACTTATCGCGGCGGGCTCTAGAGCGTGACCTGACCTCTGAACATGGGCGCACAGCCACCGCCCACCGTCGCGCGAATTCCATCGGCGCCCCGGCGCGCCGTAACATTCAGGATGCTCGGCCGGCCCATTTCAACACCCTGGCTGACCACATACTCCGCCTGATCCTCCGAGGTCAGGGACAGAAGCAGAGCGCCAAGTGTGGCGTTGGCGCTGCCGGTTGCTGAATCCTCGAACGTGCCGGTCAGTGGCGAGAACATCCGCGCCCTCACCTTGTTCCCCGATCGGGTATAAAGGTGAAGGGAGAGGCGCATGGAAAAGCCCTCCAGGCCTGCAGCCGTGGCCTCGAAGGCGGCGACATCCGGATTTGCCCGACCCAGGGCTTCCGAAGTCACTTCAGCAAAGACGAAATCGACGCCGACCGATCCCTTTACCGGACGGTGGGCGGACACAACGATGTCCTCTGGCGCCAGCCCCGCGCAACTGGCGATCTGCTCGGCGGTGAATTCCAACCCGAGGGAGAGGGGCTGCGGCGCGTCGATCACGGCGCCCACGAGGGCGCCTGCGTCGTCCCGGTCCACCTTCACCTTCACGATGCCGGCAAGTTCCTCGAACAGCAGTACGCCGTCTGTGTCACGCCCCATCTGGGCCAGGACATAGCCGGTGCCCACATTGGGATGTCCGGCGAATGGCATCTCTGCGGTGGTGTTGAAGATCCGGACCCTCGCCGTATGGCGGGGATCCTCCGGCGGCAGGACAAAGGTTGTTTCCGCCAGATTGAACTCAGTGGCCAGGGCCTGCATCTGGGCGTCGGTCAGTCCCCTGGCGTCGGTAAAGGCCGCCAACTGGTTGCCGCCGAACGGGCGGTCGGTGAAGACATCCACGGTTACGAAGTCATAGGTCGCCATGGGGCGCTCCCTGGAGTTGGACCCTGCCAGCAACTGACCGAAGTCAGGCCAGATCCTTGATCATGAAATAGCGGGGAAACATCGGCTTTGGCCCATCGATCTGGCCGAAAACCCGAAAGCCCAGCCTCTCGTAGAACGGCCTTGCCTGGAAGGCGAAGGTGTCCAGCCAGATGTTCAGGCACCCACGGGACCGTGCCTCGGTCTCCACCCGGGCCATGAGGTCACCCCCAAGGCCTGCGCCGCGCTGATCTTCCGGCGCAACGAGCATGTCCACATAGAAGGAGTCCCAGACAGAACGCCCCCAGACCCCGCCGACCACGGCCCGCGTTTCCGGATCCCGCAGCAGCACCGCAAAGGGATGGTTCTCGCAGTGACCGACGGCCTTGACGTTGAACGCCCTCAGAACTTCCCAGAGTTCCTGATAGGCGGCCTGCGGTGGTTCCGAACCGGCTTCGACCAGCAGGTCGGGTTTACTGGTGCCCATGACCGGAAGCGCCCTGCGAATTGCGGGCTGCCACATCGGCGTCCGTGGCGCGGCGGATGGCGTGCAGGTCGTCGCTCAGCCGGAAGAGGGCGACATAGAGTTCGCAGAAGGAACGCCAGAGCAGGACCAGGATTGTCACCACCAATGAGCCGCCGACGAGAACCGAGAGGGCCAGCAGAATGCCCATCAGGGGCTCTTCCCGGAAGGCCACGCCAATGGCGCTGCCAATGATGCCGAAGGCGATCAGGGCGATGATGCCCAGGCCAGACCAGTAGATCAGGTGGATCACCTGATTGGTCATCAACTTCTCAAAGGTCAGCAGGTCCCAGAACAGGGTCTTGGGCAGACCTTCGCGAATGGCAGTCAGTCGAGGTTGGCGCATAGGAGTCTCTAGGCTGGGACGCCACCATGGTCCCTAGGTGGAACCGCTATCAGCGCACGGGCTCCGCTGCAACGGGGGCCGGCGACTTAGATGGTTCCGACGGTCTTCAATCGCGCCCGGGGATGGACTTCATTCTGGCTCATGACAGGGGTCTGGCCGCGGAATCTTTCAATGATCGACCGGACATAGGGCCGGATCTGCGGGCTGGTCAGCAGGACCGGAGAATCTCCGGCCAGGGCGGCGCGCTCGAAGGCGTCGCGCACGGCCCGGATGAAGTCCTGCAGGCGGGAAGGCGCCATGGCCAGTTGCTTCTCATCGCCAGAACCAACCAGGGCTTCGGCGAAAGCATTTTCCCATTCGCCGGACATGGTGACGATGGGCAGGGCGCCTTCGTCGTCGCGGTGGGCGAAGGACAACTGGCGGGAAAGGCGTGAACGGACCTGCTCGACCAGAAGGGTCACCGAAGGTGTGTGCGGCGCCGCCTCGCCAATGCCTTCGAGAATGGCGGGTAGGTCTCGAATCGAGACCCGCTCCCGCAGCAGGGCCTGCAGGACGCGCTGGATTGTGGTCGCCGACACCACGGAGGGCACCAGGTCTTCCACCAGCTTCTTCTGTTCGCCGGGCAGGTCCTTCAGCAGTTTCTGCACCTCGGAATAGGAGAGCAGGTCGGGCATGTTCTCCTTGAGGATTTCCGTGAGGTGGGTGGTCAGCACTGTCGCCGGGTCGACAATGGTATAGCCGCGGAAGGTCGCCTCTTCCCGCAGGGCTTCGTCGATCCATGTGGCCGGCAGGCCGAAGGCCGGTTCGCGCATATGCTCGCCCGGGATCTCGACCTGACCGCCGCGGGGGTCCATGGCCATCAGGTGACCGAGACGCACTTCGCCCCCGCCGGCTTCCATCTCCTTGATGCGGATCATGTAGCCCTGGGAGTTCAGGCGCATATTGTCGAGGATGCGGACCGACGGCATGACGAAGCCGAAATCGGCCGCCAGGGTGCGGCGCAGGGCCTTGATCTGATCGGTCAGGCGGCGACCTTCCAGATCATTGATCAGCGGCAGGAGGCCATAGCCCAGCTCGATCTTGATTTCGTCAATGGCCAGGGTCTGGCTGATCGGCTCGTCCTGATCTTCGGCCTTGGGCTCGGGCGGCGCCAGGTCGGCCGGATCGATGATGGCGGGTGCATGGGATCGGCGCCAGGCCAGGGAGCCGGAAGCAATCGAGACCAGGGCGAAGGGAATGATCGGCATGCCCGGGATGAAGGCTATGACGCCAGCGGCGGCTGACACCATGCCCAGGGCCACCGGGTTCATGGCCAGCTGCGCCACCAGGGCCTTGTCCGCCGAGCCTTCGACCCCGGCCTTTGACACCAGGAAGCCGGCGGCGATGGAAATGATCAGGGCGGGGATCTGGCTGACCAGGCCGTCGCCGATGGTCATGATGGTATAGCTGGCGGCCGCTTCGCCAATGGGCATCTTGTGCTGCAGCACGCCGATCAGAATGCCGCCGATGATATTGATGGCCACGATGATCAGGCCCGCGATCGCGTCGCCGCGCACGAACTTGGAGGCGCCGTCCATGGCCCCGAAGAAGGTGGACTCCTGCTCCAGTTCCTTGCGGCGGAGCTTGGCGACGGATTCCTCAATCAGGCCCGCCGAGAGGTCGGCGTCGATGGCCATCTGCTTGCCGGGCATGGCGTCCAGGGTGAATCGGGCCGCCACTTCGGCGATACGGCCAGAGCCCTTG
This window encodes:
- a CDS encoding DNA-binding response regulator, which codes for MRVLLIEDDSATAQSIELMLKSEGFNIYTTDLGEEGVDLGKIYDYDLILLDLNLPDMSGMDVLRTLRVAKINTPIMILSGSAEIDTKVKTLGGGADDYMTKPFHKDELIARIHAVIRRSKGHAQSVIRTGDILVNLDAKTVEVNNNRVHLTGKEYQMLELLSLRKGTTLTKEMFLNHLYGGMDEPELKIIDVFICKLRKKLAAAAEGRHHIETVWGRGYVLRDPSENQVAA
- the fliI gene encoding flagellum-specific ATP synthase FliI (involved in type III protein export during flagellum assembly), which translates into the protein MQSLVAAVEHLDPLTVSGRVAAVNGLLIEARGGLTRLSIGSRAEILRRGDKPLAAEVVGFRDSRALLMPFGPVEGVAPGAEIRIDNLGSAVHPTKAWLGRIIDAFGQPIDGLGPLPQGLAGYPLRAAPPAAHARGRVGERLDLGVRAMNVFTTCCRGQRLGVFAGSGVGKSVLLSMLAKQADCDAVVVGLIGERGREVREFIEETLGPEGLKRAIVVVATSDEPALKRRQAAYMTLAIAEYLRDQDMEVLCLMDSVTRFAMAQREIGLAAGEPPTTKGYTPTVFTELPKLLERAGPGPIRSDGTTAGPITGLFTVLVDGDDHNEPIADAVRGILDGHIVMERAIAERGRFPAINVLKSISRTMPGCHEPHEREIVKNARQTLSAYANMEELIRIGAYRAGADPQVDRAIQLNPALEGFLSQDKDEATSLPDSFESLARILMGEAA
- a CDS encoding flagellar export protein FliJ; amino-acid sequence: MSWTDSLIKLAGYEVEVLQKRLSEVVDRRLQAEMRLVMLEAEGESEALHARQNPEAAQYHMAFVEGLRARKAIAQIDIDRILLEEAGARDVLALAFEEQKKYEQVAEAQRLDRLRTANRLETAAMDEMGLRRTARAGR
- a CDS encoding 1,4-beta-xylanase, with translation MSGRLDRRAVLGGLTALAGCDRLKPAEAKAATQVSPPPPPLKSLVPFRIGTCVQAAQMADPVWAALATQNCNQLTPEWEMKMEYIVGDDGRLRFDRGDAIFDFARRNGISLYGTTLVWYVQKPKWFEQLPPDRASFGQAYDTYIRKVMQRYQGAVGWDVVNEAVSEDGKGWRESLWAERLGDLDHMVRAFKVARETDPETVLFLNDYNLENMPEKLDTFQKLLDRLLSAGAPVGGIGTQCHIAADLAPGVYTKTLETLARFGLPIHVSELDVSLVRSEKKFASPEARRVAQSAVFTEAAHAFSALPMAQQFAFTLWGLRDSDSWLHSENAQDSPSAFDAEGQANPAAGALAKGFGWKG
- a CDS encoding phenazine biosynthesis protein PhzF, translating into MATYDFVTVDVFTDRPFGGNQLAAFTDARGLTDAQMQALATEFNLAETTFVLPPEDPRHTARVRIFNTTAEMPFAGHPNVGTGYVLAQMGRDTDGVLLFEELAGIVKVKVDRDDAGALVGAVIDAPQPLSLGLEFTAEQIASCAGLAPEDIVVSAHRPVKGSVGVDFVFAEVTSEALGRANPDVAAFEATAAGLEGFSMRLSLHLYTRSGNKVRARMFSPLTGTFEDSATGSANATLGALLLSLTSEDQAEYVVSQGVEMGRPSILNVTARRGADGIRATVGGGCAPMFRGQVTL
- a CDS encoding GNAT family N-acetyltransferase encodes the protein MGTSKPDLLVEAGSEPPQAAYQELWEVLRAFNVKAVGHCENHPFAVLLRDPETRAVVGGVWGRSVWDSFYVDMLVAPEDQRGAGLGGDLMARVETEARSRGCLNIWLDTFAFQARPFYERLGFRVFGQIDGPKPMFPRYFMIKDLA
- the flhA gene encoding flagellar biosynthesis protein FlhA, translating into MAVGVIGVIVLLILPVPAFMLDGLLSISITSAVLILMTSLFIKRPLEFTAFPTVLLVTTLFRLALNVASTRLILGHGHEGAHGAGKVIESFGRLMTGGSFAIGLIVFAILVIVNFVVITKGSGRIAEVAARFTLDAMPGKQMAIDADLSAGLIEESVAKLRRKELEQESTFFGAMDGASKFVRGDAIAGLIIVAINIIGGILIGVLQHKMPIGEAAASYTIMTIGDGLVSQIPALIISIAAGFLVSKAGVEGSADKALVAQLAMNPVALGMVSAAAGVIAFIPGMPIIPFALVSIASGSLAWRRSHAPAIIDPADLAPPEPKAEDQDEPISQTLAIDEIKIELGYGLLPLINDLEGRRLTDQIKALRRTLAADFGFVMPSVRILDNMRLNSQGYMIRIKEMEAGGGEVRLGHLMAMDPRGGQVEIPGEHMREPAFGLPATWIDEALREEATFRGYTIVDPATVLTTHLTEILKENMPDLLSYSEVQKLLKDLPGEQKKLVEDLVPSVVSATTIQRVLQALLRERVSIRDLPAILEGIGEAAPHTPSVTLLVEQVRSRLSRQLSFAHRDDEGALPIVTMSGEWENAFAEALVGSGDEKQLAMAPSRLQDFIRAVRDAFERAALAGDSPVLLTSPQIRPYVRSIIERFRGQTPVMSQNEVHPRARLKTVGTI